The following coding sequences lie in one Notolabrus celidotus isolate fNotCel1 chromosome 20, fNotCel1.pri, whole genome shotgun sequence genomic window:
- the mrm2 gene encoding rRNA methyltransferase 2, mitochondrial has translation MWCLYLQRRFLHSSSCLMKKLNSKTPAEQRWLQRQLKDPYVKASHQQHFRCRSAFKLLEIDDKFRLLEPGYSVVDCGAAPGAWSQVAVQRVNSAGKDPELPQGTVIGIDLLNIPALDGAHFLSSHDVTDPTTHAKLLELLPNSQAHIILSDMAPNASGFRDMDHEKLITMCLTLIELAERILQPGGSLLCKYWDGFLAQNLQEKLSVVFGSVRTLKPNASRKDSAERYFLARMYRKTETGS, from the exons ATGTGGTGCCTTTACTTACAGAGGAGGTTTCTGCACTCTTCTTCATGTTTGATGAAAAAGTTAAATAGTAAAACTCCCGCAGAGCAGCGCTGGCTGCAGCGGCAGCTCAAAGACCCGTATGTTAAAGCTTCCCACCAACAACACTTCCGCTGCAGGAGCGCCTTCAAGCTGCTTGAGATAGATGACAAGTTTCGGCTTTTAGAGCCCGGGTACAGCGTGGTGGACTGCGGAGCTGCACCTGGTGCCTGGAGCCAGGTGGCAGTCCAGAGGGTCAACTCTGCTGGGAAAG ATCCGGAGTTACCACAAGGTACAGTCATCGGCATTGATCTCCTAAACATCCCAGCTCTGGACGGTGCCCACTTCCTGTCCAGTCATGATGTCACAGACCCCACCACGCATGCaaagctgctggagctgcttCCCAACAGTCAGGCTCATATCATCCTGAGCGACATGGCCCCCAACGCCAGCGGTTTTCGAGACATGGACCATGAGAAACTCATCACAATGTGTTTGACTTTGATTGAGCTGGCTGAGAGGATTTTACAGCCTGGGGGCTCCCTGCTTTGTAAATACTGGGACGGGTTTCTTGCTCAGAATCTCCAGGAAAAACTGTCCGTTGTGTTTGGCAGTGTTCGGACTTTAAAGCCAAATGCAAGCAGGAAGGATTCAGCTGAGAGGTATTTTCTTGCTAGAAtgtacagaaagacagaaacaggatCCTGA
- the nudt1 gene encoding 7,8-dihydro-8-oxoguanine triphosphatase, protein MLSPKLLTLVLVVRPGRVLLGMKKRGFGEGKWNGFGGKVQPGETIEDAARRELHEESGLTVDDLKKIGNIKFEFVGETQLLDVHVFRADDYKGEPTESEEMRPQWFELNKIPFSQMWADDILWFPLLLQNKKFVGYFKFQGHDVILSHTLEEVEEL, encoded by the exons ATGTTGAGCCCCAAGCTGCTGACCCTGGTGCTGGTGGTCCGGCCCGGCAGGGTGCTGCTTGgcatgaagaagagaggattCGGGGAGGGGAAGTGGAACGGGTTCGGGGGTAAAGTTCAACCTGGAGAAACTATTGAGGATGCTGCGAGGAG AGAACTGCACGAAGAAAGTGGCCTAACGGTGGATGATCTAAAGAAGATCGGGAACAtcaaatttgaatttgttggagaGACACAGCTGCTGGACGTCCATGTTTTCAGAGCTGATGATTATAAAGGAGAACCCACAGAATCAGAGG AAATGAGACCTCAGTGGTTTGAACTCAACAAAATCCCCTTCAGTCAGATGTGGGCTGATGACATCCTGTGGTTCCCCCTGCTGCTCCAGAACAAGAAATTTGTTGGGTACTTTAAGTTTCAGGGTCATGATGTGATCCTCAGCCACACActggaggaagtggaggaacTCTGA
- the snx8a gene encoding sorting nexin-8a isoform X2 has protein sequence MTDCTMAGEINEGSVPAYYREVYEAICCRTDDRVQVEVFQRLLQRTDLSKAVLGQIAEHVDSTDGFLSKLSFYKALALIAFAQKGKQPSPKLLENCIQEFPKPQLGEPRDLSALRMQPAQEDVLTLSQTLDKLLARDTVQVELIPEKKGLFLKHVEYQVTSQRYKISVYRRYSDFDVFHEVLLQRFAYRVVPALPPKRMLKGVLTSVSEREFIEGRRRALGRFINLVSRHPFFSEDELVKTFLTFSGSDVQTKLRDTYKKTGDEFMTNRIATLAKEYLPADIQAQFSTSRELIRNIHNSFNKLRDRAEKMAERSKENATDLLMFGRELSSLGSDSSSLPSLASSQSTWGALRQSLKSLSVEFAVLSDKAAQQGRREEDDVVEKLNVFLDLLQSYRDLCERHEKGVLHEHQRALHKYGMMKRQMMTATVQPKEQASVEQLESRIVQQENAIQTMELRNYFSLFCLHQETQLIFIYLPITSHILGAFVNSQVQGHREMGEVWNELQPKLGCLFGGNNGLKPPM, from the exons ATGACAGACTGCACCATGGCAGGAGAGATCAATGAAG GCTCAGTTCCTGCCTATTACAGGGAAGTATATGAGGCCATCTGCTGTAGGACAGATGACAGAGTGCAGGTTGAAGTTTTTCAGCGGTTGCTTCAAAGGACCGATCTCTCCAAGGCGGTTTTAGGCCAG ATTGCTGAGCATGTAGACTCCACGGACGGATTCCTAAGCAAGTTGTCTTTCTACAAAGCGCTTGCTTTGATCGCTTTTGCTCAGAAAGGAAAACAACCAAGTCCCAAACTCTTGGAGAACTGCATACAAG AGTTCCCAAAACCTCAGCTTGGGGAGCCGAGGGATTTGAGTGCATTAAGGATGCAGCCGGCTCAGGAGGATGTGCTGACGCTGTCCCAGACACTGGACAAACTGCTGGCCCGAGACACGGTccaggtggagctcatacctgaGAAGAAGGGCCTGTTCCTCAAACATGTGGAGTACCAAGTCACCAGCCAG CGATACAAGATATCAGTGTACAGACGCTACAGCGACTTTGATGTCTTCCACGAGGTTTTGCTCCAGAGATTTGCCTACAGAGTGGTGCCAGCACTGCCACctaaaagaatgttaaaaggAG TCTTGACCTCAGTCTCTGAGCGGGAGTTCATTGAGGGACGGCGACGAGCTCTCGGCAGATTCATTAACTTGGTCTCGCGGCATCCTTTCTTCTCAGAGGACGAGCTGGTGAAGACCTTCCTCACCTTCAGCGGCTCC GATGTTCAGACTAAGCTGCGTGACACTTACAAGAAAACAGGCGATGAGTTCATGACCAACAGAATCGCAACCCTGGCAAAG GAATATCTCCCTGCTGACATACAAGCCCAGTTCTCAACAAGCAGAGAGCTGATCagaaacatccacaacagcttcaaCAAACTGCGTGACAGAGCTGAGAAAATGGCAGAGCGCTCGAAGGAGAACGCCACTGATCTTCTCATGTTTGGCAGAGAGCTCAG ttcaCTGGGCTCAGACTCTTCATCTCTTCCCTCCTTGGCCTCCTCTCAAAGCACCTGGGGGGCCCTGCGTCAGTCTCTGAAGAGTCTGTCTGTGGAGTTTGCTGTGCTCTCTGACAAAGCTGCTCAGCAG GGCAGACGGGAAGAAGATGATGTTGTGGAAAAACTGAATGTTTTCCTGGATTTACTCCAATCCTACAGA GATCTGTGTGAGCGTCACGAGAAGGGCGTGCTGCATGAGCACCAGAGAGCTCTGCACAAATACGGCATGATGAAGAGGCAGATGATGACCGCCACGGTGCAGCCCAAAGAGCAGGCGTCCGTGGAGCAGCTAGAATCACGAATAGTTCAG CAAGAAAACGCCATTCAGACCATGGAGCTGCGGAACTACTTCTCTCTGTTCTGCCTTCACCAGGAGACGCAGCTTATCTTCATCTACCTTCCAATCACATCCCACATTCTGGGCGCTTTTGTAAACTCCCAGGTTCAAGGACACAGAGAG ATGGGAGAGGTTTGGAACGAACTCCAGCCAAAGCTTGGGTGTCTCTTTGGTGGTAATAATGGATTGAAGCCCCCGATGTAA
- the snx8a gene encoding sorting nexin-8a isoform X1, with protein MRNTKSNKMKRAQMKPGNKQEITWRCSCAHMTDCTMAGEINEGSVPAYYREVYEAICCRTDDRVQVEVFQRLLQRTDLSKAVLGQIAEHVDSTDGFLSKLSFYKALALIAFAQKGKQPSPKLLENCIQEFPKPQLGEPRDLSALRMQPAQEDVLTLSQTLDKLLARDTVQVELIPEKKGLFLKHVEYQVTSQRYKISVYRRYSDFDVFHEVLLQRFAYRVVPALPPKRMLKGVLTSVSEREFIEGRRRALGRFINLVSRHPFFSEDELVKTFLTFSGSDVQTKLRDTYKKTGDEFMTNRIATLAKEYLPADIQAQFSTSRELIRNIHNSFNKLRDRAEKMAERSKENATDLLMFGRELSSLGSDSSSLPSLASSQSTWGALRQSLKSLSVEFAVLSDKAAQQGRREEDDVVEKLNVFLDLLQSYRDLCERHEKGVLHEHQRALHKYGMMKRQMMTATVQPKEQASVEQLESRIVQQENAIQTMELRNYFSLFCLHQETQLIFIYLPITSHILGAFVNSQVQGHREMGEVWNELQPKLGCLFGGNNGLKPPM; from the exons ATGAGGAacacaaaatcaaataaaatgaaacgtGCACAAATGAAACCAGGAAATAAACAG gAAATCACATGGAGGTGCTCTTGTGCTCACATGACAGACTGCACCATGGCAGGAGAGATCAATGAAG GCTCAGTTCCTGCCTATTACAGGGAAGTATATGAGGCCATCTGCTGTAGGACAGATGACAGAGTGCAGGTTGAAGTTTTTCAGCGGTTGCTTCAAAGGACCGATCTCTCCAAGGCGGTTTTAGGCCAG ATTGCTGAGCATGTAGACTCCACGGACGGATTCCTAAGCAAGTTGTCTTTCTACAAAGCGCTTGCTTTGATCGCTTTTGCTCAGAAAGGAAAACAACCAAGTCCCAAACTCTTGGAGAACTGCATACAAG AGTTCCCAAAACCTCAGCTTGGGGAGCCGAGGGATTTGAGTGCATTAAGGATGCAGCCGGCTCAGGAGGATGTGCTGACGCTGTCCCAGACACTGGACAAACTGCTGGCCCGAGACACGGTccaggtggagctcatacctgaGAAGAAGGGCCTGTTCCTCAAACATGTGGAGTACCAAGTCACCAGCCAG CGATACAAGATATCAGTGTACAGACGCTACAGCGACTTTGATGTCTTCCACGAGGTTTTGCTCCAGAGATTTGCCTACAGAGTGGTGCCAGCACTGCCACctaaaagaatgttaaaaggAG TCTTGACCTCAGTCTCTGAGCGGGAGTTCATTGAGGGACGGCGACGAGCTCTCGGCAGATTCATTAACTTGGTCTCGCGGCATCCTTTCTTCTCAGAGGACGAGCTGGTGAAGACCTTCCTCACCTTCAGCGGCTCC GATGTTCAGACTAAGCTGCGTGACACTTACAAGAAAACAGGCGATGAGTTCATGACCAACAGAATCGCAACCCTGGCAAAG GAATATCTCCCTGCTGACATACAAGCCCAGTTCTCAACAAGCAGAGAGCTGATCagaaacatccacaacagcttcaaCAAACTGCGTGACAGAGCTGAGAAAATGGCAGAGCGCTCGAAGGAGAACGCCACTGATCTTCTCATGTTTGGCAGAGAGCTCAG ttcaCTGGGCTCAGACTCTTCATCTCTTCCCTCCTTGGCCTCCTCTCAAAGCACCTGGGGGGCCCTGCGTCAGTCTCTGAAGAGTCTGTCTGTGGAGTTTGCTGTGCTCTCTGACAAAGCTGCTCAGCAG GGCAGACGGGAAGAAGATGATGTTGTGGAAAAACTGAATGTTTTCCTGGATTTACTCCAATCCTACAGA GATCTGTGTGAGCGTCACGAGAAGGGCGTGCTGCATGAGCACCAGAGAGCTCTGCACAAATACGGCATGATGAAGAGGCAGATGATGACCGCCACGGTGCAGCCCAAAGAGCAGGCGTCCGTGGAGCAGCTAGAATCACGAATAGTTCAG CAAGAAAACGCCATTCAGACCATGGAGCTGCGGAACTACTTCTCTCTGTTCTGCCTTCACCAGGAGACGCAGCTTATCTTCATCTACCTTCCAATCACATCCCACATTCTGGGCGCTTTTGTAAACTCCCAGGTTCAAGGACACAGAGAG ATGGGAGAGGTTTGGAACGAACTCCAGCCAAAGCTTGGGTGTCTCTTTGGTGGTAATAATGGATTGAAGCCCCCGATGTAA
- the snx8a gene encoding sorting nexin-8a isoform X3, whose translation MKIAEHVDSTDGFLSKLSFYKALALIAFAQKGKQPSPKLLENCIQEFPKPQLGEPRDLSALRMQPAQEDVLTLSQTLDKLLARDTVQVELIPEKKGLFLKHVEYQVTSQRYKISVYRRYSDFDVFHEVLLQRFAYRVVPALPPKRMLKGVLTSVSEREFIEGRRRALGRFINLVSRHPFFSEDELVKTFLTFSGSDVQTKLRDTYKKTGDEFMTNRIATLAKEYLPADIQAQFSTSRELIRNIHNSFNKLRDRAEKMAERSKENATDLLMFGRELSSLGSDSSSLPSLASSQSTWGALRQSLKSLSVEFAVLSDKAAQQGRREEDDVVEKLNVFLDLLQSYRDLCERHEKGVLHEHQRALHKYGMMKRQMMTATVQPKEQASVEQLESRIVQQENAIQTMELRNYFSLFCLHQETQLIFIYLPITSHILGAFVNSQVQGHREMGEVWNELQPKLGCLFGGNNGLKPPM comes from the exons ATGAAG ATTGCTGAGCATGTAGACTCCACGGACGGATTCCTAAGCAAGTTGTCTTTCTACAAAGCGCTTGCTTTGATCGCTTTTGCTCAGAAAGGAAAACAACCAAGTCCCAAACTCTTGGAGAACTGCATACAAG AGTTCCCAAAACCTCAGCTTGGGGAGCCGAGGGATTTGAGTGCATTAAGGATGCAGCCGGCTCAGGAGGATGTGCTGACGCTGTCCCAGACACTGGACAAACTGCTGGCCCGAGACACGGTccaggtggagctcatacctgaGAAGAAGGGCCTGTTCCTCAAACATGTGGAGTACCAAGTCACCAGCCAG CGATACAAGATATCAGTGTACAGACGCTACAGCGACTTTGATGTCTTCCACGAGGTTTTGCTCCAGAGATTTGCCTACAGAGTGGTGCCAGCACTGCCACctaaaagaatgttaaaaggAG TCTTGACCTCAGTCTCTGAGCGGGAGTTCATTGAGGGACGGCGACGAGCTCTCGGCAGATTCATTAACTTGGTCTCGCGGCATCCTTTCTTCTCAGAGGACGAGCTGGTGAAGACCTTCCTCACCTTCAGCGGCTCC GATGTTCAGACTAAGCTGCGTGACACTTACAAGAAAACAGGCGATGAGTTCATGACCAACAGAATCGCAACCCTGGCAAAG GAATATCTCCCTGCTGACATACAAGCCCAGTTCTCAACAAGCAGAGAGCTGATCagaaacatccacaacagcttcaaCAAACTGCGTGACAGAGCTGAGAAAATGGCAGAGCGCTCGAAGGAGAACGCCACTGATCTTCTCATGTTTGGCAGAGAGCTCAG ttcaCTGGGCTCAGACTCTTCATCTCTTCCCTCCTTGGCCTCCTCTCAAAGCACCTGGGGGGCCCTGCGTCAGTCTCTGAAGAGTCTGTCTGTGGAGTTTGCTGTGCTCTCTGACAAAGCTGCTCAGCAG GGCAGACGGGAAGAAGATGATGTTGTGGAAAAACTGAATGTTTTCCTGGATTTACTCCAATCCTACAGA GATCTGTGTGAGCGTCACGAGAAGGGCGTGCTGCATGAGCACCAGAGAGCTCTGCACAAATACGGCATGATGAAGAGGCAGATGATGACCGCCACGGTGCAGCCCAAAGAGCAGGCGTCCGTGGAGCAGCTAGAATCACGAATAGTTCAG CAAGAAAACGCCATTCAGACCATGGAGCTGCGGAACTACTTCTCTCTGTTCTGCCTTCACCAGGAGACGCAGCTTATCTTCATCTACCTTCCAATCACATCCCACATTCTGGGCGCTTTTGTAAACTCCCAGGTTCAAGGACACAGAGAG ATGGGAGAGGTTTGGAACGAACTCCAGCCAAAGCTTGGGTGTCTCTTTGGTGGTAATAATGGATTGAAGCCCCCGATGTAA